The following are from one region of the Paenibacillus sp. KS-LC4 genome:
- the cysI gene encoding assimilatory sulfite reductase (NADPH) hemoprotein subunit, with product MANDQIVKPIGGPPSDVEIIKIESNYLRGALVETLRNPITGSLPEDDNRLMKFHGSYMQDDRDLRNEREKQKLEAAYQFMLRVVVPGGVATSEQWLAMDELAHKYGNGTLRLTTRQAFQMHGVLKWNLKKTIRTINDKLMTTLAACGDVNRNVMSNPNPHLSEAHEQVNEWARRINNHLAPRTPAYHEIWLDGEKVESSEAAGEVEPIYGPVYLPRKFKIGMAVPPSNDVDVYSQDLGYIAILEKGKLVGFNVTVGGGMGMTHGDTATYPQLGRVIGFCTPEQTIDVAEKTVMIQRDYGNRSVRKNARFKYTIDRHGLDWFVDELHKRMGWKLEAPRDFHFDSNGDRYGWLKGTNGKWNLTLYIQSGRIQDDGDYKLMTGLREIAKIHTGDFRLSPNQNLVIANITTQKKRKILELIEQYKLTDGSHYSALRRSSISCVALPTCGLAMAEAERYLPTLIDKLDVVMDEAGLRDESIVIRMTGCPNGCGRPALGEISFIGKSPGKYNMYLGASFNGDRLNKMYKENIDETEIISTLTPIINRFAKEREQGEHFGDFVIRSGYVKATTSGLNFHD from the coding sequence ATGGCAAATGATCAAATCGTAAAGCCGATCGGCGGACCGCCGAGCGACGTTGAAATTATAAAAATAGAGAGCAATTACTTGCGCGGAGCGCTCGTAGAGACGCTTCGCAATCCGATTACAGGAAGCTTGCCGGAGGACGACAACCGCTTGATGAAATTCCACGGCAGCTATATGCAGGATGATCGGGATTTGCGCAATGAGCGCGAGAAGCAGAAGCTGGAGGCTGCGTACCAGTTCATGCTCCGCGTCGTTGTGCCTGGCGGTGTAGCGACATCCGAGCAATGGCTGGCGATGGACGAACTGGCTCATAAGTATGGCAACGGAACGCTGCGTCTGACGACTCGTCAGGCTTTCCAAATGCACGGCGTGTTGAAATGGAATTTGAAGAAGACGATCCGTACGATCAACGACAAGCTCATGACGACGCTTGCTGCTTGTGGCGATGTTAATCGTAATGTGATGAGCAATCCTAACCCGCATCTATCTGAGGCTCATGAGCAAGTGAATGAATGGGCAAGACGCATTAACAATCACCTCGCGCCGCGCACGCCTGCCTATCATGAAATTTGGCTGGATGGCGAGAAGGTAGAAAGCTCGGAGGCGGCTGGCGAAGTGGAGCCGATCTATGGACCGGTTTACTTGCCGCGTAAGTTCAAAATCGGGATGGCCGTACCGCCATCCAACGATGTAGATGTTTACTCTCAGGATCTGGGCTACATCGCGATTTTGGAAAAGGGCAAGCTCGTCGGCTTCAACGTAACCGTTGGCGGCGGCATGGGCATGACGCATGGCGATACGGCAACCTATCCGCAGCTTGGCCGCGTTATTGGCTTCTGTACGCCTGAGCAAACGATTGACGTTGCCGAGAAAACGGTTATGATTCAACGCGATTATGGCAATCGCTCTGTACGTAAAAATGCCCGTTTCAAATACACGATTGACCGCCACGGTCTGGACTGGTTTGTTGACGAGCTGCACAAAAGAATGGGCTGGAAGCTGGAAGCGCCGCGCGATTTCCACTTTGACAGCAATGGCGACCGCTATGGCTGGCTTAAAGGCACAAACGGCAAATGGAACCTGACGCTGTACATTCAAAGCGGGCGGATTCAAGATGACGGCGACTACAAGCTGATGACGGGCCTCCGTGAAATTGCGAAGATCCATACCGGAGACTTCCGCCTTTCGCCGAACCAGAATCTCGTTATTGCCAATATTACGACGCAGAAAAAACGCAAAATTTTGGAGCTGATTGAGCAATATAAGCTGACAGACGGCTCGCATTATTCGGCTTTGCGCCGCAGCTCGATTTCCTGCGTAGCGCTGCCTACCTGCGGCCTTGCGATGGCGGAAGCGGAACGGTATTTGCCGACTTTGATCGACAAGCTGGATGTGGTCATGGATGAGGCTGGTCTGCGTGACGAGTCCATCGTTATTCGCATGACAGGCTGCCCGAACGGCTGTGGCCGCCCAGCGCTGGGCGAAATTTCATTTATCGGAAAATCGCCGGGCAAATACAATATGTACTTGGGCGCAAGCTTCAACGGCGACCGCCTTAACAAGATGTACAAGGAAAATATTGATGAAACGGAAATTATCAGCACGCTGACGCCTATTATTAACCGCTTCGCGAAAGAGCGCGAGCAGGGCGAGCATTTCGGCGATTTCGTCATTCGAAGCGGTTATGTGAAGGCTACGACTTCGGGGCTTAATTTCCACGACTAG
- a CDS encoding assimilatory sulfite reductase (NADPH) flavoprotein subunit, whose protein sequence is MQLQVTNSPFNQEQVELLNRLLPTLTESQHIWLCGYLSAVQSTAAFAPISAEPQLSAALAVEGQALSAPALPAGSREVTILFGSQTGNSQRLSGKLASKLEADGFQVTLAAMNKFKPNGLKKIENLLIIASTHGEGEPPDNAISFHEFLYSKRAPQLDELYFSVLSLGDTSYEFFCQTGKDFDVRLEELGGKRLTPRVDCDLDYDEPAAEWFNQVTAALNERLNGSAAAQPAAVSTTASVSSTESEYSRTNPFHAEVLANINLNGRGSDRETRHLELSLDGSGLQYEPGDCLGLFPENHPRLVDELIQVLGWSADEKVPFNKKGEEGSLREALLKHYEITVLTKPLLEQAAKLCANTGLQELTAPGKEKELKEYTNGRDLLDLVQDFAPWNWSPAAFVGILRKLPARLYSIASSFQANPDEVHLTIRAVRYEANGRERYGVCSIHTAERLEPGDTVPIYIQNNPNFKLPASAETPIIMIGPGTGVAPFRAFMEEREESGAEGKSWLFYGDRHFVTDFLYQTDWQRMLKDGVLTKLDVAFSRDSEEKVYVQHRILEQGKELYNWLQAGAHVYVCGDEKHMAHDVHAALLTVIEQEGGISREKAEAYLADMQQQQRYQRDVY, encoded by the coding sequence TTGCAACTTCAGGTGACGAACAGTCCTTTTAATCAGGAGCAGGTGGAGCTTCTTAACCGTCTTCTTCCAACTTTGACGGAATCGCAGCATATATGGTTATGCGGATATTTGTCCGCAGTTCAGAGTACAGCAGCTTTTGCACCTATTAGTGCAGAGCCGCAATTAAGCGCGGCGCTTGCTGTAGAAGGGCAAGCGCTGTCTGCACCCGCTCTGCCAGCAGGCTCCCGCGAAGTGACCATTTTATTTGGATCACAGACAGGCAACAGTCAACGGCTTTCCGGCAAGCTTGCAAGCAAGCTTGAGGCAGACGGCTTCCAGGTTACGTTGGCCGCTATGAACAAATTCAAGCCTAATGGCTTGAAGAAGATTGAAAATTTATTGATTATTGCAAGTACCCATGGAGAAGGCGAACCGCCGGATAATGCAATCTCCTTCCATGAGTTTCTTTATAGCAAAAGAGCACCGCAGCTAGATGAATTGTATTTCTCCGTTCTGTCGCTCGGTGATACTTCGTATGAATTTTTCTGCCAGACGGGTAAAGATTTCGACGTTCGTCTTGAGGAGCTAGGAGGCAAGCGCCTGACACCGCGTGTCGATTGCGACTTGGATTATGATGAGCCGGCAGCAGAGTGGTTCAATCAAGTTACGGCAGCGCTAAACGAGCGCTTGAATGGATCGGCAGCAGCACAGCCAGCAGCAGTATCAACAACCGCCTCGGTTAGCTCGACTGAATCCGAATATTCGCGGACAAATCCATTTCATGCGGAAGTACTCGCGAACATTAACTTGAACGGCCGCGGTTCAGACCGCGAGACGCGTCATCTGGAGCTGTCGCTTGACGGATCGGGCCTGCAATATGAGCCGGGCGATTGTCTAGGTCTTTTCCCAGAAAATCATCCGAGGCTTGTAGACGAGCTGATTCAGGTTTTGGGCTGGAGCGCGGATGAGAAGGTTCCATTTAATAAAAAAGGCGAAGAGGGCTCGCTGCGTGAAGCGCTGCTGAAGCATTATGAAATTACCGTATTAACGAAGCCGCTGCTGGAGCAGGCTGCGAAGCTTTGTGCAAATACCGGGCTGCAAGAGCTTACAGCGCCAGGCAAGGAGAAAGAGCTGAAGGAATATACGAACGGCCGCGATTTGCTTGATCTGGTGCAGGATTTCGCACCTTGGAACTGGTCGCCTGCTGCATTTGTCGGTATTTTGCGTAAGCTGCCAGCACGTCTTTATTCCATTGCAAGCAGCTTCCAAGCTAATCCAGACGAGGTGCATCTGACGATTCGTGCTGTGCGCTATGAAGCAAATGGCCGTGAGCGTTACGGCGTATGCTCCATTCATACGGCAGAGCGTCTGGAGCCAGGCGATACGGTTCCGATCTACATTCAGAACAACCCGAATTTCAAGCTTCCGGCAAGCGCCGAAACTCCGATTATTATGATTGGTCCGGGAACAGGCGTGGCGCCATTCCGGGCATTTATGGAGGAGCGCGAGGAATCCGGTGCGGAAGGGAAATCTTGGTTATTTTATGGCGACCGTCATTTCGTAACGGACTTCCTGTACCAAACGGACTGGCAGCGCATGCTGAAGGACGGCGTATTGACGAAGCTTGACGTCGCGTTCTCACGCGATTCTGAAGAGAAGGTGTACGTACAGCACCGTATTCTGGAGCAAGGCAAGGAGCTGTATAATTGGCTGCAAGCCGGCGCTCATGTATATGTATGCGGTGATGAGAAGCATATGGCACATGATGTGCATGCCGCACTCCTTACGGTCATTGAGCAGGAAGGCGGCATCAGCCGCGAGAAAGCCGAGGCTTATCTCGCTGACATGCAGCAGCAGCAGCGCTACCAGCGTGACGTGTATTAA
- the moaA gene encoding GTP 3',8-cyclase MoaA: MEHSIKDQLNRGLRDLRISVTDRCNFRCRYCMPAEIFGKDYPFLPEDKVLSFDEIERLVTIFVSLGVKKLRITGGEPLLRKDLPTLIKRLNAIPGVEDIALTTNGVLLPKSAAALAEAGMRRVTVSLDSLNDERFRLMNGNRSGVQAVLDGIEAASAAGMPVKVNMVVQKGVNDQDIWPMAAYFREKGHILRFIEYMDVGNSNGWKWDHVFSSKQILQLLKEHLPLEPVEAHYIGEVASRYRYLDGSGEIGFISSVSDAFCSTCTRARISAEGKLYTCLFASKGYNLMELLRGDETDESIRESITRIWTKRDDRYSEERATRTQSPAKIEMSHIGG; the protein is encoded by the coding sequence TTGGAGCATTCAATAAAGGATCAATTGAACCGTGGTCTGCGGGACCTGCGTATATCTGTTACTGACCGTTGTAATTTCCGCTGCCGTTATTGCATGCCGGCCGAAATTTTTGGCAAGGACTATCCGTTTTTGCCTGAGGACAAGGTGCTCAGCTTTGATGAGATAGAACGGCTCGTAACGATTTTTGTATCACTCGGCGTGAAGAAGCTTAGAATTACTGGCGGAGAGCCGTTGCTTAGAAAGGATTTGCCAACGCTGATCAAGCGCTTGAATGCCATTCCGGGCGTTGAGGATATTGCGCTTACGACCAATGGGGTTCTGCTGCCCAAATCGGCTGCTGCACTTGCGGAAGCTGGAATGCGGCGGGTAACGGTCAGTCTGGATTCGCTGAATGACGAGCGGTTCCGGCTAATGAACGGCAACCGCAGCGGCGTACAGGCCGTGCTGGATGGCATTGAAGCGGCATCTGCTGCAGGCATGCCAGTCAAAGTCAATATGGTGGTCCAGAAGGGCGTCAATGATCAGGATATATGGCCAATGGCAGCTTATTTTCGTGAAAAGGGACATATTCTTCGGTTCATTGAATATATGGATGTGGGTAATTCGAATGGCTGGAAGTGGGATCACGTTTTTTCAAGCAAGCAGATTTTGCAGCTTCTGAAAGAGCATCTGCCGCTTGAGCCGGTGGAGGCTCATTATATAGGCGAGGTTGCTTCACGCTATCGCTACCTGGATGGATCGGGGGAAATCGGTTTTATTTCCTCCGTAAGCGATGCGTTTTGCAGCACCTGTACACGGGCACGCATTTCTGCGGAAGGCAAGCTGTACACATGTCTGTTTGCCTCGAAGGGCTATAATTTAATGGAGCTGCTGCGCGGTGACGAAACAGATGAGTCGATTCGCGAATCCATTACCCGCATATGGACAAAGCGTGATGATCGTTATTCGGAGGAACGGGCTACCCGCACCCAGTCGCCAGCGAAAATTGAAATGTCTCATATCGGCGGCTAA
- a CDS encoding molybdenum cofactor guanylyltransferase: MNLEAIVLAGGESRRMQQRKELLLINDKPVIQMITEQLSVLTDRISIITNEPELYPFLAPSITIKPDIFPSLGPIAGLHAGMSDQEPDTLYIVAACDYPLLTAAPFIEMLALLGSHPAKDAVVPIIEERSHPLFAIFHGRTLGKWAAALYSRNLKVMDVLPQLSVISYKPDNPAIIEQFINMNTPEDYQAILLKKQLAP; this comes from the coding sequence ATGAACCTGGAAGCTATTGTACTTGCCGGAGGAGAAAGCCGCCGCATGCAGCAGCGCAAAGAATTGCTCCTTATTAATGACAAGCCTGTTATTCAAATGATAACCGAGCAGCTAAGTGTTCTAACAGACCGTATTTCTATCATTACGAATGAGCCTGAATTATATCCCTTCCTTGCTCCCTCTATTACCATTAAGCCTGATATCTTTCCAAGTCTTGGCCCGATTGCCGGACTGCATGCCGGAATGAGCGATCAGGAACCGGACACCCTTTACATTGTCGCGGCCTGTGACTATCCACTGCTCACCGCTGCGCCTTTTATTGAAATGCTGGCGCTGCTTGGCAGCCATCCAGCCAAGGATGCTGTCGTTCCCATCATCGAGGAGCGAAGCCATCCCTTGTTTGCCATCTTCCATGGACGAACGCTGGGCAAATGGGCGGCCGCGCTGTACAGCCGCAATCTGAAGGTCATGGATGTGCTGCCGCAGTTGTCCGTCATTTCCTACAAGCCTGACAATCCAGCCATAATAGAGCAATTCATTAATATGAACACGCCAGAGGATTATCAAGCCATTTTATTAAAGAAGCAGCTCGCGCCTTAA
- a CDS encoding ABC transporter ATP-binding protein → MLRRFFSYYRPYKGLFFLDFGCAIVAGLLELAFPLAVSQFINDLLPSQNWPLILAACAGLLAVYALNTALNYVVTYWGHMLGINIETDMRRKMFDHIQKLSFRFFDNHKTGHLIGRITNDLNDIGEVAHHGPEDIFIAVMTLIGSFSLMAYINLELALITFIIIPVMAWLIIVFGGKMSKTYRRLFGDVGNFNARIEDNVGGIRVVQSFANEEHEKKLFSVDNQNFRLTKLLAYKTMAKSISVSYMMMRLVTIFVMICGAYFFIQGKLDMGEFMAFILLSNIFFRPIEKINAVIESYPKGIAGFRRYTEIIDTDPDIEDRPNATELKKVVGNVRFHDVSFGYETNNMILQKINLDINAGETVAFVGPSGAGKTTICSLLPRFYDVLAGSITVDGKDIRDIKLASLRKNIGIVQQDVFLFSGTIRENIAYGNLLATEDEIWEAARRASLEDLIRKMPEGLDTIIGERGVKLSGGQKQRLSIARMFLKNPPILILDEATSALDTETEVAIQKSLSDLSVGRTTLVIAHRLTTIKNADRIIVVDESGIAEQGRHQELVAAGGIYSKLHQAQYSTV, encoded by the coding sequence ATGCTGCGTCGATTTTTTTCGTATTATCGTCCCTATAAGGGGCTGTTCTTTCTTGATTTCGGCTGCGCTATTGTTGCTGGATTGCTGGAGCTGGCCTTCCCGCTGGCAGTTAGTCAATTTATTAACGACTTGCTGCCGAGCCAGAACTGGCCGTTAATTTTAGCCGCATGTGCGGGGCTGCTTGCCGTTTATGCGCTCAATACGGCTTTAAATTATGTAGTTACCTACTGGGGGCATATGCTAGGCATTAACATTGAAACGGATATGCGGCGCAAAATGTTCGACCATATCCAAAAGCTCAGCTTTCGCTTCTTCGATAATCACAAGACAGGGCATTTGATCGGCCGCATTACGAATGACCTGAATGATATTGGCGAAGTAGCGCATCACGGACCAGAGGATATATTTATTGCGGTTATGACGCTTATTGGCTCCTTCTCTTTAATGGCCTACATAAACCTCGAGCTTGCACTTATAACCTTCATCATCATTCCAGTCATGGCTTGGCTGATTATCGTCTTCGGCGGCAAAATGAGCAAAACGTACCGTCGCTTGTTCGGCGATGTCGGCAATTTTAACGCCCGTATTGAAGACAATGTCGGCGGCATTCGTGTCGTTCAATCGTTTGCAAACGAAGAGCATGAGAAAAAGCTGTTTTCGGTAGACAACCAAAATTTCCGCCTGACGAAGCTGCTCGCTTACAAAACGATGGCGAAAAGCATTTCCGTCAGCTACATGATGATGCGTCTCGTTACGATTTTTGTTATGATTTGCGGCGCTTATTTCTTTATTCAGGGCAAGCTGGATATGGGTGAATTTATGGCGTTCATCCTGCTATCGAACATTTTCTTCCGCCCGATTGAGAAAATTAATGCGGTTATCGAAAGCTATCCAAAAGGCATCGCCGGCTTTAGGCGTTACACGGAAATCATTGATACAGATCCTGACATTGAAGATCGGCCAAATGCGACAGAGCTCAAAAAAGTCGTCGGCAATGTCCGTTTTCATGACGTGAGCTTCGGTTACGAAACGAACAATATGATTTTACAGAAAATCAATTTGGATATTAACGCTGGAGAGACGGTGGCCTTCGTCGGGCCGTCTGGCGCAGGGAAAACGACGATTTGCAGTTTATTGCCAAGGTTTTATGATGTGCTTGCGGGCAGTATTACGGTAGACGGCAAAGATATTCGGGACATTAAGCTGGCATCGCTGCGCAAAAATATTGGAATCGTGCAGCAGGATGTGTTCCTGTTCTCAGGCACCATTCGTGAAAATATTGCTTATGGCAACTTGCTCGCAACAGAGGACGAAATTTGGGAGGCGGCGCGCCGGGCATCGCTCGAAGATTTAATCCGAAAAATGCCTGAAGGGCTAGATACCATTATTGGAGAGCGCGGCGTCAAGCTTTCGGGCGGACAGAAGCAGCGCCTGTCGATTGCTCGCATGTTTTTGAAAAATCCGCCGATTCTCATCCTCGATGAAGCGACCTCGGCACTGGATACGGAGACGGAAGTCGCCATTCAAAAATCGCTGTCCGACCTGTCCGTAGGCAGAACAACGCTAGTCATTGCCCACCGCCTGACGACGATTAAAAATGCGGATCGCATCATTGTCGTCGACGAGAGCGGCATAGCCGAGCAAGGAAGGCATCAAGAGCTGGTTGCGGCAGGGGGTATTTACAGCAAGCTGCATCAAGCCCAATACAGCACGGTCTAA
- a CDS encoding molybdenum cofactor guanylyltransferase — translation MLTGAILAGGQSRRMGGRHKGLLPFVNESIVERQIRTMQQLCAEVILVTNDPRSFLPILGSSIRIITDYIPDKGPLSGMHAALTLATHSDIWVVGCDMPLISSTVAEQLWKVKREHRSAAAIPFAAGKLHPLHGVYDKRSAVEIEKLLEIKEYRVMTFLNGICYNGVDLQQLEAPAEPLSCVTNVNTPEEYERIIRLYE, via the coding sequence ATGCTGACGGGAGCCATATTGGCCGGCGGGCAAAGCCGCAGAATGGGCGGTCGCCATAAAGGTCTGCTTCCTTTTGTAAACGAAAGCATCGTTGAGCGGCAGATCCGCACGATGCAGCAGCTTTGCGCTGAAGTCATTTTAGTAACGAATGACCCGCGAAGTTTTTTGCCGATTTTGGGGAGCAGCATTCGCATCATTACAGACTACATTCCAGACAAAGGGCCGCTGAGCGGCATGCATGCCGCCTTGACCCTAGCGACACATTCGGACATTTGGGTCGTGGGCTGCGACATGCCGCTTATTTCAAGCACGGTTGCCGAGCAGCTGTGGAAGGTGAAGCGGGAACATCGCTCTGCGGCGGCCATTCCGTTTGCGGCTGGCAAGCTGCATCCGCTGCATGGCGTCTATGACAAGCGCAGCGCTGTCGAAATAGAGAAGCTGCTCGAAATAAAAGAATATCGGGTGATGACGTTTTTGAACGGAATTTGCTATAACGGAGTTGATTTGCAGCAGCTTGAAGCGCCCGCCGAGCCGCTTAGCTGTGTGACGAATGTGAACACGCCTGAGGAATACGAGCGCATCATCCGCTTGTATGAATGA
- a CDS encoding Crp/Fnr family transcriptional regulator, translating into MTVARPYTQTVYNTFCFSETSFEKLNEIMYTHHIPAGSHIFWEGDADDKLYYIMEGRVKLIKNNTEGKEFVFSQYQTGDMLGQFDPFNPTCHSSSAKAVLDCTIGIIQKSDLEILLWQHGDLAIEFMKWMGLMHRLTQSKFRDLVIYGKQGALASTLIRLANSFGKQTEDGVLISEKITNTELSDYIGAARESVNRMLGELKKQEALSFDHGYIVLKDMEHLKAICNCEQCPKEVCRI; encoded by the coding sequence ATGACAGTAGCGAGACCTTACACACAAACCGTATACAATACATTTTGTTTTTCAGAGACAAGCTTTGAGAAGCTCAATGAAATTATGTATACCCATCATATTCCGGCCGGCAGCCATATTTTCTGGGAGGGCGATGCCGACGACAAGCTCTATTACATTATGGAAGGCCGCGTTAAGCTCATTAAAAACAACACCGAGGGCAAGGAGTTTGTTTTCTCGCAATATCAAACAGGTGATATGCTGGGCCAGTTCGATCCTTTTAACCCTACTTGCCACAGCTCAAGCGCAAAAGCCGTGCTGGACTGCACTATCGGCATTATTCAAAAAAGCGATTTGGAAATTTTATTGTGGCAGCATGGCGATTTGGCAATTGAATTTATGAAGTGGATGGGGCTTATGCATCGTCTCACCCAATCCAAATTTCGCGACCTCGTCATTTATGGGAAGCAGGGAGCTTTAGCCTCAACACTTATTCGGCTAGCGAATTCTTTCGGGAAGCAAACGGAGGATGGCGTGCTGATTTCAGAGAAAATAACAAACACCGAGCTTTCCGACTATATTGGCGCTGCCAGGGAAAGCGTCAACCGCATGCTCGGCGAGCTAAAAAAACAAGAGGCATTGTCATTCGATCACGGCTATATCGTGCTGAAGGACATGGAGCATCTGAAAGCGATTTGCAATTGCGAGCAATGTCCGAAGGAGGTTTGCCGCATTTAA
- a CDS encoding GNAT family N-acetyltransferase — translation MNTNARFDSLENIFTIECKDIILREFLVADLDDFHSLTWQPEIHEFLPGWNVSKEQREDWFINYELPENKQFLNAVSTTGDIGELRLRLGIILKETGEFIGWCCSGMKDELPSPNREIMYAISKDHRGKGFTTQASQGLIHYLFESTNVKVLSAIALLDNVPSNKVIQKSGFSFHSIIEMDNEKYNYYKLDKKDWAGKR, via the coding sequence ATGAACACAAATGCTCGTTTCGATTCATTAGAAAACATTTTTACGATAGAATGCAAGGATATCATTTTACGAGAATTTTTAGTTGCTGATTTAGATGATTTTCATTCACTCACCTGGCAACCCGAAATACATGAATTTTTGCCAGGCTGGAACGTATCGAAAGAGCAACGGGAAGATTGGTTTATCAACTATGAGCTTCCAGAAAACAAACAGTTTTTGAATGCTGTATCAACAACTGGAGACATTGGTGAGCTCCGTCTCCGATTAGGAATAATATTGAAAGAGACAGGAGAATTTATCGGTTGGTGCTGTTCAGGAATGAAAGATGAATTGCCATCGCCAAATCGAGAAATCATGTATGCCATTTCTAAGGATCATAGAGGTAAGGGATTTACAACCCAAGCGTCACAAGGACTGATCCATTATTTGTTTGAGAGTACGAACGTTAAGGTGCTTAGTGCAATTGCGCTTCTAGATAACGTTCCGTCCAATAAGGTCATACAAAAATCTGGTTTTAGCTTTCACAGTATTATTGAAATGGATAACGAAAAATACAACTATTATAAGCTTGATAAAAAGGATTGGGCCGGCAAACGTTAG
- the mobB gene encoding molybdopterin-guanine dinucleotide biosynthesis protein B, with protein sequence MSTSIIQIVGFKNTGKTTLTAALVKQLAEAGFRVGTIKHDGHHFDIDHPGTDTWQHREAGAHKIAITSPHRTAIMEQRPTPLKELLQQFSDMDWVIVEGFKQECYPKIVLIREEEDEALVKQLEQVVAVAAWYPVRFEGLPVFAVQDSAGMAAWMQEGRGKGAFELGEPT encoded by the coding sequence TTGTCAACTTCCATTATTCAAATTGTCGGCTTTAAAAACACCGGAAAAACGACATTGACTGCCGCGCTGGTCAAGCAGCTCGCCGAAGCCGGCTTCCGCGTCGGCACGATTAAGCATGACGGACATCATTTTGACATAGATCATCCGGGCACCGATACATGGCAGCATCGCGAGGCGGGTGCGCATAAAATCGCCATCACCTCGCCGCATCGCACGGCGATTATGGAGCAGCGGCCGACACCGCTGAAGGAGCTGCTTCAGCAGTTTAGTGACATGGACTGGGTCATTGTCGAGGGCTTTAAACAAGAGTGCTATCCGAAAATTGTCTTGATTCGCGAGGAGGAGGACGAGGCGCTCGTTAAGCAATTAGAGCAGGTCGTTGCGGTTGCAGCGTGGTATCCGGTACGCTTTGAAGGGCTTCCGGTATTCGCTGTGCAGGACAGCGCGGGTATGGCGGCTTGGATGCAGGAGGGGCGCGGCAAGGGAGCATTCGAGCTGGGGGAGCCAACGTAA
- a CDS encoding radical SAM protein has protein sequence MLTFYPRFIRTFTDLPGHLSLLIHAWNGCNMRCYGCHNDAELIAQKPVPHLLLTPEQTLERLSGSDGLFDAVLFSGGEFLISSAAELESFLRRVRLIFSGKIIVMTNGTFPGKLKHLLELALIDGVHIDMKLPFHLLNPAEDAEVFKAIIGAKPTVRFCEDILDSVDLVIRHNSILSQVRTVRYPLLSEEFFVQIASYIEQLKDKYDSIVPYYLNPYHPPQK, from the coding sequence ATGCTGACCTTCTACCCCCGGTTCATCCGTACCTTTACAGATTTGCCCGGGCATCTCTCTCTGCTGATTCACGCCTGGAACGGCTGTAATATGCGCTGCTATGGCTGCCATAATGATGCGGAATTAATCGCGCAGAAGCCGGTTCCGCATTTGCTGTTAACCCCAGAGCAGACGCTTGAGCGGCTAAGCGGCAGCGATGGGCTGTTCGACGCCGTGCTGTTCAGCGGGGGCGAATTTTTAATCAGCAGCGCGGCCGAGCTGGAAAGCTTCCTGCGGCGTGTGCGCCTTATTTTCAGCGGGAAAATCATTGTGATGACGAATGGCACGTTCCCTGGCAAGCTGAAGCATCTGCTTGAACTTGCGCTAATCGACGGCGTTCATATTGATATGAAGCTGCCCTTTCACCTGCTGAACCCAGCGGAGGATGCCGAGGTGTTCAAAGCGATTATCGGCGCTAAGCCTACCGTCCGCTTCTGTGAGGACATCCTCGACTCCGTCGATCTCGTCATTCGCCACAACAGCATTCTTAGCCAAGTAAGGACGGTTCGTTATCCGCTGCTGAGCGAGGAGTTTTTCGTCCAGATTGCCTCCTATATTGAGCAGTTGAAGGACAAGTATGACAGTATTGTACCTTATTACCTGAATCCCTACCATCCACCGCAAAAATAG